CTTTGGTATTTCCAAAAACTCGGGATCATGATCTCCGATTTGAACAACGAGTGGAAGCAAATCAAATGAAGTCCCTTCACCAGCCCAGCCAAGCCTCAAGCATTCCTTCGTAAAAGCTACAGAAGCTGGATCTCCTACTATCCCATTTTCCGTTTCATATCCAGCATAGCGAAGTAATTGGTGATTCCAAATCTTCACCCGTCTATACCCATGGATTTCGGCCTGGAATATCGTTATCATCGGTTTGATTTTCCCATGATTGGTTGCATTCCTTATATGGTGAAGCAAATAAGTAAATACTTCCTCACTACGTGCAGCATGCCTTGCATCTATTACCTCCAGCCTTTCCCAAAACAGTCTGCCAATACAACGATTCGAGTTACGCCATGCAAGCTTTGCACCATAAGACAGCTCTTCATATGTATGCTCATAGTACCCTTTTTCATCCAGCTCTTCGTGAATTTGACTCAGTCTCTCAGCAATTTTTTCTGATGTTTTGCCAAGCTCTCTATATAAATTTTCAATGAATGTATCTGCCTCTTGCTTTCGGATTACTTTTTCCATTTTAGGCCCCTCCTGTCCTCAGCATGTTAATTTTATCAAAGTTAACAGCTGTTTTTGTGACGGACTTTCTACAAATGGCGAAAAGCAGGGGTTGCATCAAAGCATTCTATTCGTTTATAATAAAATCAACTTAAGACGGAAGGGTGAACAAAGAGGACATGAAGTACTAATCCTATTTTTTCGAAAACATTCAAGTGAACAGTATGTCAACATCAGCGGATTTATCTGCTCTTTTGTCATGCATTTCACCGATTTTTTCAGGATAGGATTGTAGATCTTTGTGTTCCAGTTAAAGGGAGTAGTCTCTCTTTTTTCCTGTACACCTCTGCCTCCTATTCTGAAAAGAATCGGAGGCTTTTTTTGGTCTCCACATAAAAGAACGGAGATGATAGGTATGGTCATAATGGAATTAAGCGGACTTAAATATGAAGTTAAAGATCGTTTACTCTTTGCAGCGGATCATTTAGCAATCCAGAATAAAGATCGAATTGGGCTTGTTGGCAGAAATGGCAGTGGGAAGACAAGTTTGCTAGAGATACTTGCAGGAAAGCAGCGACCAGAAAAAGGTATAATCAGTCGGCAAACAACCTGTGAA
This region of Oceanobacillus sp. FSL K6-2867 genomic DNA includes:
- a CDS encoding nitric oxide synthase oxygenase — protein: MEKVIRKQEADTFIENLYRELGKTSEKIAERLSQIHEELDEKGYYEHTYEELSYGAKLAWRNSNRCIGRLFWERLEVIDARHAARSEEVFTYLLHHIRNATNHGKIKPMITIFQAEIHGYRRVKIWNHQLLRYAGYETENGIVGDPASVAFTKECLRLGWAGEGTSFDLLPLVVQIGDHDPEFLEIPKEYVMEVPIEHPDFSLFGDLAVKWYAVPIISDMRLEIGGIDYVTAPFNGWYMGTEIGARNLADETRYNLLPSAAKQMGLETKHESNLWKDRALVELNAAVLDSFKKYGVSIVDHHTAAKQFKVFENREQKADRKVTGNWTWLIPPLSPAATHIFHKPYDNHIQKPNYFYQKNYYA